A window of the Helianthus annuus cultivar XRQ/B chromosome 4, HanXRQr2.0-SUNRISE, whole genome shotgun sequence genome harbors these coding sequences:
- the LOC110933650 gene encoding protein NETWORKED 2A, whose translation MEEKVEYILKIITEDGDSFRVRAEQYYRKRPELVNFVEDTFRGYRALAERYDHLSKDLQSANRTIAMIFPERVQMSIDDEEYEDFTSNSDEYENIVTTNSHVPAPLPLPPKQNHLPKMESVVQGMLKKKSKTPTMMMSKKGLVKIGVDENASRVSKSSGLSKDKAVDEIEKLQKEILGFQTEKEFVRSSYESALSKYWEIENQINEMHTKISNLQHEFAVGEAIDDQDAQVLMSSSALKMCKDNLDKLKCKQKRYKAEAVVEHQRVDDIRKKFEALIAQNNNNEDLKNLEQTSEHVKDKKTKIEEKKLKSFEENSALVHQEHANDLNVGKSEGNDEEQFNKKESKNIKDKEEKTKEDILGTVEVITISEVADKTEQLVDKVITLETDLSSQTALVMRLRFEINELHEKVQSLEQENNNLVDESINMSIKIKKLEEELQRVQMLDKQIKVQNAKLETSFDEASISLDNLSKDILIAKPDEQNQEDEGMEIEKTQKVPKLVEEKQTNISHILEDKHVAPTETFDSKNLRIEEKENQGKESGELEGFVKKPNEKLDEVDEGEHLAFTESLVIRKDQDIYCNSEEDETKWNLLFSHGIEDREKMLLEEYTSTLKNFKEVKQKLNETEKRNRARSFKSAVEMKILRKANDSKDAEIRSLYEKIKLLETNIQNHELDETINIELTTSDMVDEPRDINLTKTSNATDEGTYRIEELVETTHFEVHKARDLVDGGSQRSKEPGETLDFELTKALNYFDDFTDHELQETPDTTKQRSITYGSDKGHEILEIEGEIRREIEGLRKENLELWLRFSTSYHQINRFQDSFHDLVQEITQMKEKKHEHGSSYKHLLHHHHHSSISFDIRPLYRHMRDMQTEVVLWLEKSELLEDDLQHRLVSLSDIQNELSDLTSDVSESETTNAPLNKYQAAKFQGEVLNMKQENVKVLNELREASDRVRMLQFNIEKTLSRLDEEVGQKNKSNTSSRVPFKSILFGSKLRKMHKHSLFTRRSSSLQRKYSNHQELPKPREDS comes from the coding sequence ATGGAAGAAAAGGTAGAATACATACTCAAAATTATCACCGAGGATGGAGACTCCTTCAGGGTTAGGGCAGAACAGTATTACAGGAAAAGGCCCGAGCTTGTAAACTTTGTGGAAGACACTTTTCGAGGATACCGTGCTTTAGCCGAAAGATATGATCATTTGTCAAAGGATCTACAAAGTGCGAATCGAACCATTGCAATGATCTTTCCCGAAAGGGTTCAAATGTCGATTGATGACGAGGAATATGAAGATTTCACATCAAATTCTGATGAATATGAGAACATAGTCACTACAAATTCACATGTGCCAGCACCATTGCCATTGCCACCAAAACAAAATCAccttccaaaaatggaaagtgttgTTCAAGGCATGCTCAAGAAAAAATCTAAAACTCCCACAATGATGATGTCCAAAAAAGGACTAGTGAAAATAGGTGTCGATGAAAATGCTTCTAGGGTTTCCAAAAGCTCTGGATTGAGCAAAGATAAAGCAGTAGACGAAATCGAGAAGCTTCAAAAGGAAATATTAGGGTTTCAGACAGAAAAAGAGTTTGTAAGGAGTTCATACGAAAGCGCATTATCTAAGTATTGGGAAATCGAAAACCAGATTAATGAGATGCATACTAAGATTAGCAATTTGCAACATGAGTTTGCAGTAGGCGAGGCGATCGATGATCAAGATGCACAAGTTCTAATGTCATCTTCTGCATTAAAGATGTGCAAGGATAACCTGGATAAGTTAAAATGTAAGCAAAAACGCTATAAGGCCGAAGCAGTTGTGGAACACCAAAGGGTTGATGATATTAGGAAGAAATTTGAAGCGTTAATCGCACAGAATAACAATAATGAAGACCTGAAGAACTTGGAACAAACAAGTGAACATGTTAAGGATAAAAAAACAAAGATAGAGGAGAAAAAGTTGAAAAGTTTTGAAGAAAACAGTGCATTGGTTCATCAAGAGCATGCTAATGATCTAAATGTGGGGAAATCAGAAGGCAATGATGAAGAACAGTTTAATAAAAAAGAATCTAAAAATATCAAAGATAAAGAAGAAAAGACTAAAGAAGATATTCTTGGAACAGTTGAAGTAATCACCATATCTGAAGTTGCTGATAAAACTGAACAACTTGTTGATAAGGTGATCACTTTGGAAACAGATTTGTCATCTCAAACCGCGTTGGTAATGAGGTTGCGATTTGAAATCAATGAGCTTCATGAGAAAGTACAAAGCTTAGAACAAGAAAATAATAACCTTGTTGATGAATCAATTAACATGAGCATCAAGATCAAGAAGCTAGAAGAAGAACTACAGAGAGTTCAGATGCTTGATAAACAAATCAAAGTACAAAATGCGAAGTTGGAAACTAGTTTCGATGAGGCAAGCATTAGTCTTGATAACTTGTCTAAGGATATTCTAATTGCAAAACCAGATGAACAAAATCAAGAAGATGAGGGGATGGAAATTGAAAAAACTCAAAAAGTTCCAAAATTAGTAGAAGAAAAGCAAACAAACATATCCCATATTCTAGAAGATAAACATGTTGCTCCCACCGAGACCTTCGACTCCAAAAACCTAAGAATAGAAGAAAAAGAGAATCAAGGGAAAGAGAGTGGTGAGTTAGAGGGTTTCGTAAAGAAACCTAATGAGAAATTAGATGAAGTTGATGAAGGTGAACATCTAGCATTTACAGAAAGCCTGGTCATAAGAAAAGACCAAGATATTTATTGCAATAGTGAAGAAGATGAAACCAAGTGGAATCTATTATTCTCACATGGTATAGAGGatagagagaaaatgttactggaAGAGTACACATCAACATTGAAAAACTTCAAAGAAGTAAAACAGAAGCTCAATGAAACTGAAAAGAGGAACCGCGCAAGAAGTTTCAAATCTGCTGTGGAGATGAAGATTTTGAGAAAGGCAAATGACTCAAAAGATGCTGAGATAAGATCCTTATATGAAAAAATAAAACTGTTGGAAACAAACATACAaaatcatgaacttgatgaaACAATAAACATTGAACTAACAACTTCAGATATGGTTGATGAACCTAGAGACATTAACCTAACAAAAACTTCGAATGCTACTGATGAAGGTACGTACCGAATAGAAGAACTTGTTGAAACTACACATTTTGAAGTACATAAAGCTAGAGACTTGGTTGATGGAGGATCACAAAGAAGCAAAGAACCTGGCGAAACTTTAGACTTTGAACTAACAAAAGCTCTGAAttattttgatgattttacaGATCATGAACTACAGGAAACTCCAGACACTACTAAACAAAGGAGTATCACCTATGGTTCAGATAAGGGTCATGAAATTCTAGAGATTGAAGGGGAGATTCGCAGAGAAATCGAAGGTTTACGAAAAGAAAACTTAGAGTTATGGTTAAGGTTTAGTACCTCGTATCATCAAATCAATAGGTTTCAGGATTCATTCCATGATTTAGTACAAGAGATAAcacaaatgaaagaaaagaaacATGAACATGGTAGTAGCTATAAACACttacttcatcatcatcatcattcatctaTTTCTTTCGATATCCGACCATTATATCGACATATGCGCGACATGCAAACAGAAGTAGTTTTATGGTTGGAAAAGAGTGAATTATTAGAAGATGATCTGCAACATAGATTAGTATCACTTTCTGATATTCAAAATGAATTATCAGACTTGACTAGTGATGTTTCGGAATCCGAAACTACGAATGCACCACTTAATAAGTATCAAGCTGCAAAGTTTCAAGGAGAAGTTCTTAACATGAAGCAAGAGAATGTTAAGGTTTTAAATGAGCTTAGAGAGGCATCTGACAGGGTAAGAATGTTACAGTTTAATATAGAGAAGACTTTATCAAGGTTGGATGAAGAAGTAGGTCAGAAAAACAAGTCCAACACTAGCTCAAGGGTTCCTTTTAAATCCATACTTTTTGGGTCAAAGTTAAGGAAAATGCATAAGCATTCACTCTTTACACGAAGGAGTTCTTCACTACAAAGAAAGTACAGTAATCACCAAGAATTACCAAAACCTAGAGAAGATAGTTGA
- the LOC118491316 gene encoding 14-3-3-like protein, producing the protein MAERKRFLTIRRKFSVCWRPVAHCFESNRICYVLDFDEATTELDTLGEDSYKDNPLIMQLLRDNLTLWTYDLQGSSAEEIKEEPKAGK; encoded by the exons ATGGCGGAGCGGAAGAGATTTTTGACAATTAGAAGGAAATTTAGCGTATGTTGGAGACCAGTCGCCCACTGCTTCGAATCTAACAGAATCTGCTATGTTTTG GATTTTGATGAAGCAACTACAGAACTGGATACCCTAGGAGAGGATTCTTACAAGGACAACCCCCTGATTATGCAGCTTCTTCGCGATAACCTCACGTTGTGGACTTACGACTTGCAG GGGAGTAGTGCGGAGGAAATTAAAGAAGAACCTAAGGCTGGCAAGTAA
- the LOC110936798 gene encoding uncharacterized protein LOC110936798: MQPTTSQADTKAEADRLLRMAENLLEEKDLNAARDFALLAQETEPLINGSDQIIAITDVLIAADKHINHNWYSILQIDINRTDDSELIKQQYRRLALLLHPDNNKFSLSESAFKLVGDAWSVLSNPVKKTSYDNELFAFSNADLDDVKNFEEKMPVVGKMSSVLSDSEMKTAHDKELLAFLNVDLDAMKNRREKEVQNHRENIPVAGDAYILSDPVSKTAYDKELFEVLIDLDAVTDQSDERKKEVQNHREKMPVRRNFGNGASENIWTPCPYCYYLYEYPRVLEGYCLRCQNCDRAFQVVEIPTEALPPMVPGTEAYRFSWPYFPIGFTIAGATDRMPQETSSPLGGSLPNCVTSESPSSLQSPGKTAPISRKRGRPAKSPAS, from the coding sequence ATGCAACCAACAACAAGCCAAGCCGATACCAAAGCCGAAGCCGATCGTCTTCTCCGAATGGCCGAGAACCTTCTAGAAGAAAAAGATCTAAACGCAGCTCGTGATTTCGCGCTCTTAGCTCAGGAAACGGAGCCGTTAATCAACGGCTCCGATCAAATCATCGCCATCACCGACGTCTTAATCGCCGCCGATAAACACATCAACCATAACTGGTACTCCATCCTCCAGATCGACATCAACCGTACGGACGATTCAGAACTTATCAAACAACAATACCGCCGTTTAGCTCTCCTCCTTCATCCAGATAATAACAAATTTTCCTTATCGGAATCTGCCTTCAAACTCGTCGGTGACGCCTGGTCCGTTTTATCAAATCCGGTGAAGAAAACGTCGTACGATAATGAATTGTTTGCGTTTTCGAATGCAGATCTGGACGACGTGAAGAATTTTGAGGAGAAGATGCCGGTCGTCGGCAAAATGTCGTCGGTTTTATCAGATTCGGAGATGAAAACGGCGCATGATAAGGAATTGTTAGCTTTTTTGAACGTAGATCTGGACGCCATGAAGAATCGGAGAGAAAAAGAGGTTCAAAATCACCGGGAGAATATACCGGTCGCCGGTGACGCGTATATTTTATCAGATCCGGTGAGTAAAACGGCGTACGATAAGGAATTGTTCGAGGTTTTGATCGATTTGGACGCCGTGACGGATCAGAGCGATGAGAGGAAGAAGGAGGTTCAAAATCACCGGGAGAAGATGCCGGTAAGGCGAAACTTCGGTAACGGAGCGTCGGAGAATATATGGACGCCGTGTCCGTACTGTTATTATCTATACGAGTATCCTAGGGTTTTAGAAGGATATTGTTTGAGGTGTCAGAATTGTGATCGGGCGTTTCAGGTTGTTGAGATTCCGACGGAAGCTTTGCCGCCGATGGTGCCGGGAACGGAAGCTTACCGCTTCTCGTGGCCGTATTTTCCTATCGGATTTACAATCGCCGGTGCTACGGATCGGATGCCGCAGGAGACATCGTCGCCGTTGGGCGGTTCATTGCCAAACTGCGTAACGTCGGAATCACCGTCGTCACTGCAGTCGCCGGGAAAAACAGCCCCGATATCTAGAAAAAGAGGTAGGCCGGCGAAGAGTCCGGCTTCCTAA